A window of the Falco biarmicus isolate bFalBia1 chromosome 10, bFalBia1.pri, whole genome shotgun sequence genome harbors these coding sequences:
- the CDK2AP2 gene encoding cyclin-dependent kinase 2-associated protein 2 isoform X2, with protein MGYVQAMKPPGAQGSQSTYTDLLSVIEEMGKEIRPTYAGSKSAMERLKRGIIHARALVRECLAETERNART; from the exons ATGGGCTACGTGCAG GCGATGAAGCCCCCCGGGGCTCAGGGCTCGCAGAGCACCTACACCGACCTGCTCTCCGTCATCgaggagatggggaaggagatCCGGCCCACCTACGCCGGCAGCAAGAGTGCCATGGAGCGGCTGAAGCGGG GTATCATCCACGCCCGGGCGCTGGTCAGGGAGTGCCTGGCAGAGACAGAGCGGAACGCTCGCACGTAA
- the CDK2AP2 gene encoding cyclin-dependent kinase 2-associated protein 2 isoform X1, which yields MSYKPIAPAPATPGAASASPAPPGPGAPPAATSVPSPSGSVPGGAAPFRPLFNDFGPPSMGYVQAMKPPGAQGSQSTYTDLLSVIEEMGKEIRPTYAGSKSAMERLKRGIIHARALVRECLAETERNART from the exons ATGTCCTACAAGCCCATCGCTCCCGCCCCCGCTACCCCCGGAGCCGCCAGcgccagccccgccccgccggggcctGGGGCGCCGCCCGCCG CCACGAGCGTCCCGTCGCCCTCCGGCTCCGTCCCCGGCGGCGCCGCCCCTTTCCGGCCGCTCTTCAATGACTTCGGGCCGCCGTCCATGGGCTACGTGCAG GCGATGAAGCCCCCCGGGGCTCAGGGCTCGCAGAGCACCTACACCGACCTGCTCTCCGTCATCgaggagatggggaaggagatCCGGCCCACCTACGCCGGCAGCAAGAGTGCCATGGAGCGGCTGAAGCGGG GTATCATCCACGCCCGGGCGCTGGTCAGGGAGTGCCTGGCAGAGACAGAGCGGAACGCTCGCACGTAA